GTTGCAGGAGTGGGCGAAGCTGTCCCGGAAGGTCGAGCCCGCGGGCAGCGTGAACTGGTCCTGGTTCTCGAAGCTCTGGCCGTTGACATGGGCGAACTTCGGGCAGTCGGCCCGCTCCTCCGGGTTCATCCCCTGCTGGAGCAGGGCCGCGGTGGTGACCACCTTGAAGGTGGAGCCGGGCGGGTAGCGGCCCTCCAGCGCGCGGTTCATGCCGGAGGGCACGTTCGCGGCGGCCAGGATGTTGCCGGTGGCGGGGTCGACGGCGACGATCGCCGCGTTCTTCTTCGAGCCCTCCAGGGCCGCCGCGGCGGCGGACTGGACCCGCGGGTCGATGGTGGTCTTCACCGGCTTGCCCTCGGTGTCCTTGAGGCCGGTGAGCTTCTTGACCACCTGGCCGGACTCACGGTCCAGGATCACGACCGAGCGCGCCGCGCCGGAGCCGCCGGTGAGCTGCTTGTCGTAGCGGGACTGGAGGCCCGCCGAGCCCTTGCCGGTCCTGGGGTCGACCGCGCCGATGATGGAGGCGGCCTGGAGGACATTGCCGTTGGCGTCGAGGATGTCCGCGCGCTCCCGCGACTTGAGGGCGAGGGTCTGCCCCGGAACCATCTGCGGATGGATCATCTCGGTGTTGAACGCGACCTTCCACTCCTTGCCGCCGCCGACGACCTTCGCGGTGGAGTCCCAGGCGTACTCCCCGGCCCCGGGGAGGGTCATTCTGACGGTGAACGGTATCTCCACCTCGCCCTCGGGGTTCTTCTCCCCGGTCTTGGCGGTGATCTCCGTCTTCGTCGGCTTGAGGTTGGTCATGACGGATTTGATCAGCGACTCGGCGTTGTCCGGGGTGTCCGTCAGCCCGGCGGCCGTCGGGGCGTCGCCCTTCTCCCAGGCGCCGAGGAAGGTGTCGAACTGTCCGGCCGCCGCCTCCACCTCGGGGTCGCCCGAATCCTTCTCGTCGGCAACCAGGCTGGTGTAACCCCAATAGCCGAGCCCCACCGTCACGGCCAGCCCGGCGACCACCGCGGTGGCCGCCCGGCCACGGGAGCGGCGCCTGCCCTGCGGCGGGTCATCGCCATAGTTGTCGGAATGCGTCATGGGGCCAGGCTATGCGGGCGCCCTCTTTCCCTCCTCCCCGGATACCGCGTTTCAGGACAGTCAAGGGGCCGAACGGAGGGCTGGACCAGCCGCTCAGCGGCCCGTTCCCACCCCTTGGGGGGAAGCGGCACCCGGAAGGTGACCGAGGCAACATCCATGGAAAGGGGAGCGAATCGGTCGCCGAGTTCACCGCGATTGGAGTAGACCTCTGAAAGCGTGACAGCGGGGAGTAGCGACAAAACGGTCAGACCCCTGA
The nucleotide sequence above comes from Streptomyces clavuligerus. Encoded proteins:
- a CDS encoding penicillin-binding transpeptidase domain-containing protein produces the protein MTHSDNYGDDPPQGRRRSRGRAATAVVAGLAVTVGLGYWGYTSLVADEKDSGDPEVEAAAGQFDTFLGAWEKGDAPTAAGLTDTPDNAESLIKSVMTNLKPTKTEITAKTGEKNPEGEVEIPFTVRMTLPGAGEYAWDSTAKVVGGGKEWKVAFNTEMIHPQMVPGQTLALKSRERADILDANGNVLQAASIIGAVDPRTGKGSAGLQSRYDKQLTGGSGAARSVVILDRESGQVVKKLTGLKDTEGKPVKTTIDPRVQSAAAAALEGSKKNAAIVAVDPATGNILAAANVPSGMNRALEGRYPPGSTFKVVTTAALLQQGMNPEERADCPKFAHVNGQSFENQDQFTLPAGSTFRDSFAHSCNTFFVNSRSKLSESSLKQAAEAFGIGGTWDVGASTFDGSVPVSNSENDKAASTIGQARVEASPLVMASIAATVKQGEFKQPVLVPDAVKKPHQAPRMAPGIVDSLRSMMRSTVTDGAGDALRGLGGQPHAKTGTAEFGTEKPPKTHAWMIGYQGDRNIAWSVLLEDGGSGGADAGPVAAKFLSNLAAG